The nucleotide sequence GCATGGCCAAGATGGTGGTAGGTACCAGCACGGCCACCTGCTTGCCATCGGCCACCGACTTAAACGCTGCCCGAATAGCCACTTCCGTCTTGCCGAAGCCCACGTCGCCGCACACCAGCCGGTCCATGGGGTGGGGTACCTCCATGTCGCGCTTCACGTCTTCGGTGGCCTTGGCCTGGTCGGGCGTGTCTTCGTAGATGAAGCTCGATTCTAGCTCGGCCTGCATAAACGAGTCCATGGCGAAGGCGTGGCCGGGCGCGGTTTTGCGCTTGGCGTACAGCCGAATCAGCTCGGCCGCAATGTCCTTCACTTTCTTCTTAACCGACTTCTTCTTGTTTTCCCACTCCGGCGAGCCCAGCTTACTCATATTGGGCGGCGTACCCTCGGCGCCCGAGTACTTGGCAATCTTGTGCAGGGCGTGGATGCTCACCGTCAGCACGTCGTCGTCGCGGTACACCAGCCGGATGGCTTCCTGCACCCGGTCGTTGATTTCCACCTGCGTGAGGCCCGCAAAGCGCGCAATGCCGTAGTCCTGGTGCACCACGTAGTCGCCAGGGCTCAGCGTCCGCAACTCCTTCAAGGTCAGCGCTTTCTTCTTCGAGAACTTGCGTCCTTCTTGCGCCCGATAGAACCGCTCGAACAGCTGGTGGTCGGTGTACACCACCAGTTTCAGCGTCTCGTCCACGTAGCCTTCGCGCAGCCCCAGCAGCAAGTGCTGAAACTGTACGTTATTGTCGAGCTCGTCGAAGATGGTCCGCAACCGGTCCGCCTGCCTGACCGATTCGGCCGCAATGATATTGGTGTAGCCTTTCTCCTGGTTTTCGTGCAGGTTCTTCACCAGCCGATTGAAGTCCTTGTTGAAGCTTGGCTGCGGCTTGGCCGTGAACTGAAACTCCTCGGCCCCCGCCTTGTAGTGGAACCGTTTGCCGAACTCCACCACCGCAAACCCTTCCAGCAGCTTCTTAAACGACTTCCCTGTCTCAAACAAGTCCTCGGGCTTGCTCACAATTTGGGTGCCGCCCGCCGTCAGCAGCAGCTCCTGGAAGCCTGCCTCGGCCTTGTCGAACGATTCTTCCACCACGTCCAGGGTCTGGCGCATATCCTTGGCCCACACCGTGGTGTTCTTCGGAATGAAGTCCAGGAACGCCTCCCGGGTTTCCTGTAGCAGCTTGGTTTGCACGTTCGGGATGATGCTCACCTGCTCCCGCTTCTCCACCGACAGCTGGCTTTCCGGGTCGAACGTCCGGATGGTTTCCACCTCGTCGCCGAACAGCTCTATCCGGTACGGCAGCTCATTGGCGTATGAGAAGATGTCCACGATACCGCCGCGCACCGCAAACTGCCCCGCCTCATACACAAAATCGGTCCGCTCGAAGTCGTACTCCGCCAGCATCTCACTGATGAAGTTCACGTCCAGCTTGTCGCCGTTCTTCACAATGAACGTGTTGGCCACCAAACTTTTCTTGTTGATTACCTTCTCGAACAGCGCCTCCGGGTACGTGATGATGATAGCACCGGCCGTGTCTTTCACGCTGGCCCGCGCACCCTTTTTGCCCTTGGGCTTGGCGTCGGTTTCCGCAGCGGCCGTGTCGGCAGCATCTTCCGCGTCTTCGGTGGCTTGCTCAGCGGCGGTTTTAGGTCCGCGGTGCGAGTTCAGCTTGTTCAACACTTCAGCCCGCATCAGCACGTTGGCATTTTCCGTCTCGTCGAAAGCGTAAGGTCGCTTATAGGAGCTTGGAAACAGCAGCGGCTCCTCGTTGGGTAGCAAGTGCTGCAAGTCGGCCAGGAAATACGCCGCCTCCTCCCGGTCGTGCAGGATGAACAAGTGGTGCTGATCGGGAAATGCC is from Hymenobacter tibetensis and encodes:
- the mfd gene encoding transcription-repair coupling factor, with product MKVSDFLQLYSLDPTVMTVGARLNPATRNSLRGAAPAEAVAHPRLHLRGLVGSQDAVLAAAMHTAFPDQHHLFILHDREEAAYFLADLQHLLPNEEPLLFPSSYKRPYAFDETENANVLMRAEVLNKLNSHRGPKTAAEQATEDAEDAADTAAAETDAKPKGKKGARASVKDTAGAIIITYPEALFEKVINKKSLVANTFIVKNGDKLDVNFISEMLAEYDFERTDFVYEAGQFAVRGGIVDIFSYANELPYRIELFGDEVETIRTFDPESQLSVEKREQVSIIPNVQTKLLQETREAFLDFIPKNTTVWAKDMRQTLDVVEESFDKAEAGFQELLLTAGGTQIVSKPEDLFETGKSFKKLLEGFAVVEFGKRFHYKAGAEEFQFTAKPQPSFNKDFNRLVKNLHENQEKGYTNIIAAESVRQADRLRTIFDELDNNVQFQHLLLGLREGYVDETLKLVVYTDHQLFERFYRAQEGRKFSKKKALTLKELRTLSPGDYVVHQDYGIARFAGLTQVEINDRVQEAIRLVYRDDDVLTVSIHALHKIAKYSGAEGTPPNMSKLGSPEWENKKKSVKKKVKDIAAELIRLYAKRKTAPGHAFAMDSFMQAELESSFIYEDTPDQAKATEDVKRDMEVPHPMDRLVCGDVGFGKTEVAIRAAFKSVADGKQVAVLVPTTILAMQHYKTFRERLAALPVTVEYVNRFKSTKQIKETLGRVAEGKTDILIGTHRLTNKDIKFKDLGLLIIDEEQKFGVKTKDKLKELKVNVDTLTLSATPIPRTLHFSLMGARDLSVIATPPPNRQPVQTELHVFDELLVRDAVAREIKRGGQVFFVHNRVKDIDELANMVLRLVPDARVTTIHGQMEGDLLEKRMMKFVDGDYDVLVSTNLIESGLDIPNANTIIINRAHMHGLSDLHQMRGRVGRSNKKAYCYLLTPPVAGLPSDARKRLSTLEEFSDLGDGFKVAMRDLDIRGAGNLLGGEQSGFINDLGFETYHQILDEAVTELKETEFRDLFLGDPTERLQAAVKASGPKECNIETDLQILIPDSYVSNVSERLQLYSKLDRVKGPEELRKLVAGIVDRFGPLPAEVEQLADIVRLRWQACQVGFEKLTLKKNLLKGYISATNNEPYFQSDTFGNILSYVQTHTRTASMKERKEQLIVSIEEVKSVQVAKRILSELGSEEKVGV